A stretch of the Pseudomonas helvetica genome encodes the following:
- a CDS encoding endonuclease/exonuclease/phosphatase family protein, translated as MTRLLRYTLLGLLILVSLLFSFLYSLTWRPDAKETLPVSCSTSAPVLVPGQALKVMTWNVQYLAGKRYVFWNDLAHGPDESPTPEDMAFSLDEVARVIRDEQPDLVLLQELDDDAKASGYQNQLKLLQERLADLYPCSTHAFDWKADFVPDPHIFGSVGRQLATLSRYQIEHAERLQLPEAPINFISRQFQPKNALLVSYLPLRDGGQMAVLNTHLDRAVQPDGAQQAKVTAVAKVLDTYEGRGTPWLIGGDFNLLPLGQYQRLAPEQRSPYSADSALHVLWDKYPMIPTNNEASGVDRDQWLTHYPNDPDLNGPDRTVDYLFYSPRIKRIEAQVRQDDTLRISDHLPVIARFLLPVAP; from the coding sequence ATGACCCGCCTACTGCGCTACACCCTGCTGGGCCTGCTGATACTCGTCAGCCTGCTGTTTTCCTTTCTCTACAGCCTGACCTGGCGCCCCGACGCCAAGGAAACGCTCCCCGTCAGTTGCAGCACCAGCGCACCTGTGCTGGTGCCGGGGCAGGCGTTGAAGGTGATGACCTGGAACGTCCAGTACCTGGCAGGCAAACGCTATGTGTTCTGGAATGACCTGGCTCACGGCCCTGACGAAAGTCCGACTCCGGAAGACATGGCCTTCAGCCTTGATGAAGTGGCACGGGTCATCCGCGATGAGCAGCCGGACCTGGTCCTATTGCAGGAACTGGATGATGACGCCAAGGCCAGCGGCTATCAGAACCAGCTCAAGTTGCTCCAGGAACGCCTGGCCGACCTCTATCCTTGCAGCACGCACGCCTTCGACTGGAAGGCCGACTTCGTTCCCGATCCACATATTTTCGGCAGCGTTGGCCGGCAATTGGCGACCTTGAGCCGCTACCAGATCGAACACGCCGAACGCCTGCAGTTGCCTGAAGCGCCAATCAATTTCATCAGCCGTCAGTTCCAGCCGAAAAACGCCCTGTTGGTGAGTTACCTGCCGCTACGCGATGGCGGGCAAATGGCGGTGCTCAACACTCACCTCGATCGGGCAGTGCAGCCTGATGGGGCCCAGCAGGCGAAGGTGACAGCGGTTGCCAAGGTACTCGACACGTATGAAGGTCGCGGCACGCCGTGGCTGATCGGTGGCGACTTCAACCTGTTGCCGCTGGGCCAGTATCAACGCCTCGCGCCCGAACAGCGCTCGCCCTATTCCGCCGACAGCGCGCTACATGTGCTGTGGGACAAGTACCCAATGATCCCGACCAACAACGAGGCCAGCGGTGTCGATCGGGACCAGTGGCTGACCCATTACCCTAACGACCCCGACCTCAACGGCCCGGACCGCACCGTCGACTACCTGTTCTACAGCCCGCGGATCAAACGGATTGAAGCGCAAGTACGGCAGGACGATACGCTGCGCATCTCCGATCACCTGCCGGTGATTGCACGGTTTCTACTCCCCGTCGCCCCCTAG
- a CDS encoding NYN domain-containing protein, producing MKKIAVFADVQNLYYTVRQAYGCHFNYAALWADVSQRGQIVEAYAYAIDRGDSKQQQFQQILRNLGFIVKLKPYIQRSDGSAKGDWDVGITLDIMDAADHVDEVVLASGDGDFDMLLERIIAKHGVEAVAYGVPGLTANSLIRAASRYVPIEGALLLKN from the coding sequence GTGAAGAAGATCGCGGTGTTCGCCGATGTCCAAAACCTCTATTACACCGTGCGCCAGGCCTACGGTTGTCATTTCAACTACGCCGCCCTCTGGGCTGACGTCAGTCAGCGCGGGCAGATCGTCGAGGCCTATGCCTACGCCATCGATCGCGGCGACAGCAAGCAGCAGCAATTCCAGCAAATCCTGCGCAACCTCGGCTTCATCGTGAAGCTCAAGCCCTATATCCAGCGCAGCGACGGCTCGGCCAAGGGCGACTGGGACGTGGGTATCACCCTCGACATCATGGACGCCGCCGATCACGTCGACGAAGTGGTGCTGGCCTCGGGGGACGGTGATTTCGACATGTTGCTGGAGCGGATCATCGCCAAGCACGGTGTCGAAGCGGTGGCCTATGGCGTGCCGGGGCTCACCGCCAATTCGCTGATTCGCGCGGCCAGCCGTTACGTGCCGATCGAAGGCGCGTTGTTGCTTAAAAACTGA
- the hrpB gene encoding ATP-dependent helicase HrpB produces the protein MISLPIDEVLPALREALATRHEAVLEAPPGAGKTTRVPLAMLDEPWLAGQTILMLEPRRLAARAAAERLASELGEKVGETVGYRIRLDSKVGPNTRIEVVTEGILTRRLQEDPALDGVGLLIFDEYHERSLDADLALALSLNGRELFRDEQPLKILLMSATLEGERLAGLLNDAPILRSEGRMYPVTMRWGRPFQPGEFIEPRVVQTILDALNDEAGSLLVFLPGQAEIRRVHQQLADALGERSEVLLCPLHGELDLAAQRAAIDPAPPGQRKVVLATNIAETSLTINGVRVVIDAGLARVPRFDPGSGMTRLDTQRISRASATQRAGRAGRLEPGVCYRLWSQDQHEQLAAYASPEILSADLAGLALQLGRWGVTPGQLIWLDVPPAAAYAQAQDLLERLGALQGSSAEDWKLTRHGQAMAELPAHPRIAHLLLRGQALGLANMACDVAALLGERDILRGVGADLHSRLVLLSGEERAARGAQGGVQRARQLARQYRGYLRGKAESPVSDPEHPRWLGALLALAYPDRVAQQRRAGGAEYRLANGRAALFAEADSLMKQPWLVIADLGSRQGQREERIYLAADFDPALFDSVLAEQVRCVDQLDWDEREGVLRAERQRKVGELVLCREPLTGLDETARSQALVNLVRRKGLELLPWTPELRQWQARVALLRQLDLNKQGESEWPDVSDAALLASLEHWLMPYLGRVSRLSHFASLDVSSFVHNLLPWPLPQRLDEQAPHHLSVPSGSSIRLDYSEQPPILAVRLQELFGLAETPRIAGGRQVVKLHLLSPARRPVQVTQDLANFWRSTYAEVKKDLKGRYPKHYWPDDPLVAEATARAKPRK, from the coding sequence ATGATTTCTTTGCCAATTGATGAAGTTTTACCCGCGCTGCGTGAAGCCTTGGCGACACGCCACGAAGCCGTGCTCGAAGCACCGCCCGGCGCCGGTAAAACCACCCGCGTACCATTGGCGATGTTGGATGAGCCATGGCTGGCCGGGCAAACCATCCTCATGCTTGAACCGCGTCGGCTGGCCGCGCGGGCGGCGGCCGAACGGCTGGCCAGCGAGCTCGGCGAGAAAGTCGGCGAAACCGTCGGATACCGGATTCGCCTGGACAGCAAGGTTGGGCCGAACACGCGCATCGAAGTGGTCACCGAAGGCATCCTCACGCGTCGCTTGCAGGAGGACCCGGCGCTGGACGGTGTGGGTCTGCTGATTTTCGACGAATACCACGAGCGTAGCCTCGATGCCGACCTCGCGCTGGCCCTGAGCCTGAATGGCCGCGAGTTGTTTCGGGATGAGCAGCCGCTGAAGATCCTGCTGATGTCGGCGACGCTTGAAGGCGAGCGCCTCGCCGGACTGCTGAATGACGCACCGATCCTGCGCAGCGAAGGTCGCATGTACCCGGTGACGATGCGCTGGGGCCGGCCGTTTCAGCCAGGTGAATTCATCGAGCCACGAGTGGTGCAAACCATTCTCGACGCGCTGAACGATGAAGCGGGCAGCTTGTTGGTGTTCCTACCCGGGCAAGCGGAAATCCGTCGCGTGCATCAGCAGTTGGCGGATGCCTTGGGCGAGCGTTCCGAGGTGTTGCTCTGCCCGTTGCATGGCGAGCTCGATCTGGCGGCGCAGCGTGCGGCCATCGATCCGGCGCCACCTGGCCAACGCAAAGTGGTGCTGGCCACCAACATCGCCGAAACCAGTTTGACCATTAATGGCGTGCGCGTAGTCATCGACGCCGGGCTGGCGCGAGTGCCGCGTTTCGACCCCGGCAGCGGCATGACCCGCCTCGACACCCAGCGCATCTCCCGCGCCAGCGCCACCCAGCGTGCCGGCCGCGCAGGACGGTTGGAACCGGGCGTGTGTTATCGGCTGTGGTCGCAGGATCAACACGAACAACTGGCGGCCTACGCCAGCCCGGAAATTCTCTCTGCCGACCTTGCCGGGCTTGCCCTGCAGCTCGGGCGTTGGGGCGTGACGCCTGGACAGTTGATCTGGCTCGATGTACCTCCGGCGGCGGCTTATGCACAGGCGCAGGACTTGCTCGAACGCCTTGGCGCGTTGCAGGGTTCGTCCGCTGAAGACTGGAAACTCACTCGCCACGGGCAGGCCATGGCCGAACTGCCGGCGCATCCGCGTATCGCGCATCTGTTACTGCGTGGGCAGGCGTTGGGGCTGGCGAACATGGCTTGCGACGTCGCTGCATTACTCGGTGAACGGGACATTTTGCGCGGTGTCGGTGCGGATCTGCACAGTCGTCTGGTGCTGTTGTCCGGCGAAGAACGGGCGGCGCGTGGCGCTCAGGGTGGTGTGCAGCGGGCGCGGCAATTGGCCCGGCAATATCGTGGTTATCTGCGTGGCAAAGCCGAGTCGCCGGTCAGCGATCCGGAGCATCCGCGCTGGCTCGGCGCGTTGCTGGCGCTGGCTTATCCGGACCGCGTCGCCCAACAGCGCCGCGCCGGTGGTGCGGAGTATCGTCTGGCCAACGGTCGTGCGGCGTTGTTCGCCGAGGCCGACAGCCTGATGAAACAACCCTGGCTGGTGATCGCCGACCTGGGCAGCCGTCAGGGGCAGCGCGAAGAACGGATTTATCTGGCGGCGGACTTTGATCCGGCGCTGTTCGATTCGGTGTTGGCGGAGCAGGTGCGTTGCGTCGATCAACTCGATTGGGACGAGCGCGAAGGCGTGCTGCGGGCCGAGCGTCAGCGCAAGGTGGGCGAGTTGGTGCTCTGTCGCGAACCGTTGACCGGTCTTGATGAAACCGCGCGCAGCCAGGCGTTGGTCAATCTGGTGCGCCGTAAGGGGTTGGAGCTATTGCCGTGGACCCCGGAGTTGCGTCAGTGGCAGGCGCGAGTGGCATTGCTGCGTCAGCTGGACTTGAACAAGCAGGGCGAGAGTGAGTGGCCGGACGTCAGTGATGCGGCGTTGCTGGCCAGTCTGGAACACTGGTTGATGCCGTACCTGGGACGGGTTTCACGGCTCAGCCATTTCGCCAGCCTGGATGTGTCGAGCTTTGTGCATAACCTGCTGCCGTGGCCATTGCCGCAACGCCTCGATGAGCAGGCGCCGCATCATCTGAGCGTGCCCTCCGGTTCATCGATTCGTCTGGATTACAGCGAGCAGCCACCGATTCTCGCGGTGCGTTTGCAGGAGCTGTTCGGCCTTGCCGAAACCCCGCGCATTGCCGGTGGCCGGCAGGTGGTCAAGCTGCATTTGCTGTCACCGGCGCGGCGGCCGGTGCAGGTCACCCAGGACCTGGCGAACTTCTGGCGCAGCACTTATGCCGAGGTGAAGAAGGACCTCAAGGGCCGTTATCCGAAACATTACTGGCCGGATGACCCGTTGGTGGCCGAGGCCACGGCGCGGGCCAAGCCGCGTAAGTAG
- a CDS encoding cation diffusion facilitator family transporter: MTSSPEHARLLRLATRASVAVASTLIVAKAIAWWLSGSVSMLAGLTDSALDGVTSLLNLLAVHYALRPADDDHRYGHGKAESLSGMAQALFIGGSAVLIAYQAFERLKHPEPVGAPWISIGVIIFSLVLTLALLMLQHRVIRETGSSAVRADSLHYRSDMMLNGSILVALVLAGFGWHQVDAWFGLGIAVYILWSAIQIARESFAVLMDEELPPDVSQHMLELACSVPGVLGAHDLRTRISGSHWFVQLHLELPGELTLSVAHGISDQAADAIHAVYPRAEVLVHADPQEMVTAVRNQKVT, translated from the coding sequence ATGACCAGCAGCCCGGAACACGCTCGCCTGTTACGCCTCGCCACCCGCGCCTCTGTAGCGGTGGCGAGCACACTCATTGTCGCCAAGGCCATTGCCTGGTGGCTGAGCGGATCGGTGAGCATGCTCGCCGGGCTGACGGACTCGGCACTCGACGGCGTGACGTCGCTGCTCAATCTGTTGGCGGTGCATTACGCGTTGCGCCCGGCCGATGACGATCACCGCTACGGGCACGGCAAGGCGGAATCCTTGTCGGGCATGGCTCAGGCACTGTTCATCGGCGGCAGCGCGGTATTGATCGCGTATCAGGCATTCGAGCGCCTGAAACACCCGGAACCGGTGGGCGCGCCGTGGATCAGCATTGGCGTGATCATCTTTTCCCTGGTCCTGACCCTGGCGCTGCTGATGCTGCAACACCGGGTGATCCGCGAAACCGGCTCCAGCGCGGTGCGTGCCGACTCACTGCATTACCGTTCCGACATGATGCTCAACGGCAGCATCCTGGTCGCGTTGGTACTGGCCGGTTTTGGCTGGCATCAAGTCGATGCCTGGTTCGGCCTGGGGATCGCCGTCTACATTTTGTGGAGCGCAATACAAATCGCCCGGGAAAGTTTTGCCGTGCTGATGGATGAAGAACTGCCACCGGACGTCAGCCAGCACATGCTCGAACTGGCGTGCAGCGTGCCCGGTGTACTTGGCGCACACGACTTGCGAACGCGGATCTCCGGCAGTCACTGGTTCGTGCAATTGCACCTGGAGTTGCCGGGGGAGCTGACGCTGTCAGTCGCTCACGGCATCAGCGATCAAGCAGCGGACGCCATTCACGCCGTTTACCCGCGAGCCGAAGTGTTGGTGCACGCCGACCCGCAGGAAATGGTGACAGCCGTCCGGAATCAGAAAGTGACCTGA
- the yedA gene encoding drug/metabolite exporter YedA codes for MPGLRRFPLPLIGAFFALYVIWGSTYLVIRIGVQYWPPLMLGGIRFIVGGTLMYAFLRWRGVPAPTWPQWKAAGLIGILLLSFGNGAVSMAEHTGVASGVAALAVATVPLFTLLCGYFWGTRNTRLEWAGIVLGLIGIAMLNLGSNLQSSPLGAVLLIGAAAAWAFGSVWSKHLPMPQGAMSSAAQMLVGGVVLLIGSALTGEHLESLPPLEGWVAMIYLVVFGSIVAFNAYMYLLKNVRPAAATSYAYVNPAVAVLLGIVFAGESIGIEETVAMAVIISAVLLISLPQWRRAPERPAVLVPTESRVN; via the coding sequence ATGCCTGGTCTACGCCGTTTCCCGTTACCGCTGATAGGTGCCTTTTTCGCGCTGTACGTGATCTGGGGATCGACCTATCTGGTGATCCGCATCGGCGTGCAGTACTGGCCGCCGCTGATGCTGGGCGGCATTCGTTTTATTGTTGGCGGGACGCTGATGTACGCCTTCCTGCGCTGGCGCGGTGTGCCAGCACCGACCTGGCCGCAGTGGAAGGCGGCGGGGCTGATCGGGATTTTGTTGCTCAGTTTTGGCAACGGCGCGGTCAGCATGGCCGAGCACACGGGCGTGGCCTCTGGCGTTGCGGCCTTGGCGGTGGCGACAGTGCCGTTGTTTACCTTGCTCTGCGGGTATTTCTGGGGCACGCGTAATACCCGTCTGGAATGGGCTGGGATTGTGCTGGGGCTGATCGGTATCGCCATGCTCAATCTGGGCTCCAATCTGCAATCGAGCCCTTTGGGGGCTGTGCTGCTGATTGGTGCGGCGGCAGCCTGGGCGTTTGGTTCGGTGTGGAGCAAACATTTGCCAATGCCTCAGGGGGCGATGTCCAGTGCGGCGCAAATGCTGGTCGGCGGCGTGGTGTTGTTGATCGGCAGCGCGCTGACGGGCGAACACCTGGAAAGCCTGCCGCCGCTTGAGGGGTGGGTCGCAATGATTTACCTGGTGGTGTTCGGCTCGATCGTCGCCTTCAACGCCTATATGTACCTGCTGAAAAACGTCCGCCCGGCGGCGGCCACCAGTTATGCCTACGTCAACCCGGCAGTGGCGGTGTTGCTGGGGATCGTTTTTGCCGGAGAAAGCATCGGTATTGAAGAAACTGTGGCGATGGCAGTGATCATCAGTGCCGTGCTGCTGATCAGTCTGCCGCAGTGGCGACGTGCTCCTGAGCGGCCTGCGGTCCTGGTGCCGACAGAATCCCGTGTGAATTAG
- a CDS encoding TIGR03862 family flavoprotein, whose amino-acid sequence MTQPSANLPHHVAIIGGGPAGLMAAEVLSQAGVKVDLYDGMPSVGRKFLLAGVGGMNITHSEAYPAFLARYAERAPHIAPLLREFGAEALCQWIHGLGIETFIGSSGRVFPTDMKAAPLLRAWLKRLRDDGVVIHTRHRWLGWNADGSLRIDNPDGEKAISADALLLALGGGSWSRLGSDGAWMLPLEQCGVALAPLQPSNCGFEVKAWSELMVSKFAGAPLKNIAIGLNDDVPRLGECVITATGIEGSLIYALSAPIRETINQTGSATLHLDLLPGRPVDKIQSALSKPRGSRSMAKHLHSQLGLDGVKAALLRELTPAECFTDPLLLANAIKALPLTLVNTRPLDEAISSAGGVMFEAMNENLMLKQLPGVFCAGEMLDWEAPTGGYLLTACFASGRVAGLGMVEWLKHRS is encoded by the coding sequence ATGACCCAGCCCTCTGCCAACCTCCCTCACCACGTCGCCATCATCGGCGGCGGCCCTGCCGGCCTGATGGCCGCAGAAGTGCTGAGCCAGGCCGGGGTCAAGGTCGATCTGTACGACGGCATGCCCTCGGTGGGTCGCAAATTCCTGCTGGCCGGCGTCGGCGGCATGAACATTACCCATTCCGAAGCCTACCCGGCATTTCTGGCGCGTTACGCCGAGCGCGCTCCGCACATCGCCCCGTTGCTGCGCGAATTCGGCGCCGAAGCCTTGTGCCAGTGGATTCATGGGTTGGGTATCGAAACCTTTATCGGCAGCTCTGGCCGTGTGTTTCCGACCGACATGAAAGCCGCCCCGCTACTGCGTGCCTGGCTCAAACGCCTGCGTGATGACGGCGTCGTTATCCACACCCGCCATCGTTGGCTGGGCTGGAACGCCGATGGCAGCCTGCGCATCGATAACCCTGACGGTGAGAAGGCGATCAGCGCCGATGCGCTGTTGCTGGCGCTGGGTGGCGGCAGTTGGTCGCGTTTGGGTTCGGATGGCGCCTGGATGCTGCCGCTGGAACAATGCGGAGTTGCCCTGGCGCCACTGCAACCAAGCAATTGTGGTTTCGAGGTGAAGGCCTGGAGCGAGCTGATGGTCAGCAAATTCGCCGGAGCCCCGCTGAAAAATATCGCCATCGGCTTAAACGATGATGTACCGCGACTCGGCGAATGCGTGATCACTGCGACCGGCATCGAAGGCAGTTTGATTTACGCGTTGTCGGCGCCGATCCGCGAGACCATCAATCAAACCGGCTCGGCCACCCTTCATCTCGACCTGCTGCCCGGCAGGCCTGTGGATAAAATCCAGTCGGCGCTCAGTAAGCCCCGCGGTTCGCGCTCCATGGCCAAACACTTGCACAGCCAGCTCGGTCTCGACGGGGTCAAGGCTGCACTGCTACGCGAACTGACACCGGCCGAATGCTTCACTGACCCACTTTTACTGGCCAATGCGATCAAGGCCTTGCCCTTGACGCTGGTCAACACCCGCCCATTGGACGAAGCCATCAGCAGCGCCGGTGGCGTGATGTTCGAGGCAATGAATGAAAACCTGATGCTCAAGCAGCTGCCTGGCGTGTTCTGCGCGGGGGAAATGCTCGATTGGGAAGCGCCAACGGGTGGCTATCTACTGACCGCGTGTTTCGCCAGTGGGCGAGTAGCGGGGTTGGGGATGGTGGAGTGGCTGAAACACAGAAGCTGA
- a CDS encoding DEAD/DEAH box helicase codes for MTFATLGLIEPLLRALETLGYQTPTPVQTQAIPAVLAGRDLMAAAQTGTGKTAGFAVPLLQLLAMEGPKVTSNSVRALILVPTRELAEQVHESVRQYAENLPLSTYAVYGGVSINPQMMKLRKGVDLLVATPGRLLDLFRQNALKFNQLQTLVLDEADRMLDLGFSEELANIYKALPKKRQTLLFSATFSDAIRELAGKMLNDPLSIEVSPRNVAANTVKQWVVTVDKKRKAELFIHLLRKNRWKQVLVFAKTRNGVDALVEKLQGLSVNADGIHGDKPQATRQRALDRFKASEVQILVATDVAARGLDIEDLPLVVNFDLPIVAEDYIHRIGRTGRAGATGEAISLVCADEVNQLSAIEMLTRQTLTRHMEQDFEPEHRVPDTDASGQVVKKPKKPKKPKVSGGGKRNLGKWVESGDASAPEPSVKPVRKVPVFNTGPRKRKP; via the coding sequence ATGACTTTCGCCACTCTTGGCCTGATCGAACCCTTGCTGCGCGCCCTTGAGACGCTCGGTTACCAGACCCCGACCCCGGTGCAGACGCAAGCCATTCCAGCGGTGCTGGCCGGTCGCGACCTGATGGCTGCGGCCCAGACCGGCACCGGCAAGACCGCCGGTTTCGCCGTGCCGCTGTTGCAGTTGCTGGCCATGGAAGGGCCGAAAGTCACCAGTAACTCGGTACGTGCGCTGATCCTGGTACCAACCCGCGAGCTGGCCGAGCAGGTTCATGAAAGCGTGCGCCAGTATGCCGAGAACCTGCCGCTGAGCACCTACGCGGTGTACGGCGGCGTCAGCATCAACCCGCAAATGATGAAGCTGCGCAAAGGTGTCGACCTGTTGGTCGCCACGCCTGGTCGCCTGCTGGACCTGTTCCGCCAGAACGCGCTGAAGTTCAACCAGTTGCAAACCCTGGTGCTGGACGAAGCCGACCGCATGCTGGATCTGGGTTTCTCCGAAGAACTGGCAAACATTTACAAGGCGCTGCCGAAAAAGCGGCAGACGCTGCTGTTCTCGGCGACCTTCTCCGATGCGATTCGCGAGTTGGCCGGGAAAATGCTCAATGATCCGCTGAGCATCGAAGTCAGCCCGCGTAACGTTGCCGCCAATACGGTCAAGCAATGGGTGGTCACGGTCGACAAGAAGCGCAAGGCCGAGCTGTTCATCCACTTGCTGCGCAAGAATCGCTGGAAGCAGGTGCTGGTGTTTGCCAAGACCCGTAACGGCGTAGACGCGCTGGTGGAAAAACTCCAGGGCCTGAGCGTGAATGCCGACGGTATCCACGGCGATAAACCACAAGCCACCCGCCAGCGCGCACTGGACCGTTTCAAGGCCAGTGAAGTGCAGATTCTGGTGGCCACCGACGTTGCGGCCCGTGGTCTGGATATCGAAGACTTGCCGCTGGTGGTGAACTTCGACCTGCCGATCGTTGCCGAGGACTACATCCACCGTATCGGTCGTACCGGTCGTGCAGGCGCGACGGGTGAAGCGATTTCACTGGTGTGTGCCGATGAAGTGAATCAGCTGTCGGCCATCGAGATGCTGACGCGTCAGACCTTGACCCGCCATATGGAGCAGGACTTCGAGCCTGAGCACCGTGTGCCGGACACTGACGCCAGCGGCCAGGTGGTCAAGAAACCGAAAAAGCCGAAGAAGCCCAAAGTCTCCGGTGGCGGCAAACGCAACCTCGGCAAGTGGGTGGAAAGCGGTGATGCTTCGGCGCCGGAGCCTTCGGTCAAGCCTGTGCGAAAAGTGCCGGTGTTCAATACCGGGCCGCGTAAGCGTAAGCCTTAA
- a CDS encoding 3'-5' exonuclease, producing MERIAVIDFETTGISPSSSCRATEIAVVILEQGRIVDRYQSLMNAGVRIPAFIEQLTGISNAMLRTAPSAEQVMNEVNEFVGITPLLAHNAAFDQKFWDFELGRIKRTRLQNFACSLLLARRLMPAAPNHKLGTLTTFAQLPHTGQAHRAMADAEMAANLTAHLAQELRQKHGLRELSHDLLCSLQKVPAAKINEHLKRHRGF from the coding sequence TTGGAACGCATAGCTGTCATCGACTTTGAAACCACCGGAATCTCCCCGAGCAGCAGCTGCCGGGCCACGGAAATTGCCGTGGTGATTCTTGAACAGGGGCGCATTGTCGACCGTTACCAAAGCCTGATGAACGCCGGTGTGCGTATCCCGGCCTTCATCGAGCAACTGACCGGTATCAGCAACGCCATGCTGCGCACTGCACCCTCGGCCGAGCAGGTAATGAATGAGGTCAACGAATTCGTCGGTATCACGCCGCTGCTGGCCCACAACGCCGCCTTCGACCAGAAGTTCTGGGACTTTGAGCTTGGGCGAATCAAACGCACACGCTTGCAGAATTTTGCCTGTTCGCTGTTACTCGCCCGGCGCCTGATGCCGGCCGCGCCGAACCACAAACTCGGCACCCTCACCACCTTCGCCCAATTGCCCCACACCGGTCAGGCTCACCGGGCGATGGCCGACGCCGAAATGGCTGCCAACCTCACCGCGCATTTGGCGCAAGAACTGCGGCAGAAACACGGTTTGCGCGAGCTGTCCCATGATCTGCTGTGCAGCTTGCAGAAAGTGCCGGCGGCGAAGATCAACGAGCACCTCAAGCGCCATCGCGGTTTCTAA
- a CDS encoding YciC family protein, translating into MNPLDVLRDSLYFFQRNLGRIVPLCLPLVVLEALLQQLVDHSQGPDAFPGYSVIVGLLVYPLYTAALILFLDARSRGESPRTLALLSASLSLWPRFALLTAVNTLLILVGLSLYFLPGIWLMVMLAFAEYLLVLRNMQPLEAIRESMRLARGNFLRILLCILCVMGPLWMLKGASMAIYPEPQNPALSLIIESVHSFLQLFTSVVLFRLFMLISEAPDKTEGSA; encoded by the coding sequence ATGAATCCGTTAGACGTACTCCGCGACTCCCTGTATTTCTTCCAGCGCAACCTGGGCCGCATCGTGCCGCTGTGTCTGCCGTTGGTCGTGCTTGAAGCCTTGCTTCAGCAACTGGTCGACCACTCCCAGGGGCCAGACGCCTTTCCCGGCTATAGCGTGATTGTCGGGTTGCTGGTGTATCCGCTGTACACCGCTGCGCTGATCCTGTTTCTCGATGCCCGCAGCCGTGGCGAATCGCCGCGCACCCTGGCCCTGTTGTCGGCGTCGCTCAGCCTGTGGCCGCGTTTTGCGCTGCTGACGGCGGTCAACACCTTGCTGATTCTGGTGGGGTTATCGCTGTATTTCCTGCCAGGTATCTGGCTGATGGTGATGCTCGCCTTTGCCGAATACCTGCTGGTGCTGCGCAACATGCAGCCACTGGAGGCCATCCGGGAAAGCATGCGCCTGGCCCGCGGCAATTTCCTGCGCATCCTGCTGTGCATTCTCTGCGTGATGGGCCCGTTGTGGATGCTCAAAGGCGCGAGCATGGCCATCTATCCGGAGCCGCAGAACCCGGCACTGTCGCTGATCATCGAAAGCGTCCACAGCTTTCTGCAACTGTTCACCAGCGTGGTGCTGTTTCGTCTGTTCATGTTGATCAGCGAGGCCCCCGACAAAACCGAAGGCAGCGCCTGA
- a CDS encoding DUF2076 domain-containing protein encodes MNSEEQTLIDGLFSRLQQAETDSAPRDALAEARIKEHLSRQPAAGYFMTQAILVQEAAIKSLDEQNKQLTQQIQQLQAELQQARAQASAPAPSNSGGGFLSSIFGGSRDPQPAPAQSAPASSGGWREPARPSAPPPQNYGAPQQGFGAPQQNYAAPQQQAPAAGSSFLGGALKTAAGVAGGVMLAQGISSLFHSNQQQPQEIVEVIKEEPAQVNDNERLANNDSWNNNDQGGFADADDSDDSSFFGGDDDDSFV; translated from the coding sequence ATGAACAGCGAAGAACAAACCCTGATCGATGGACTGTTTTCACGGCTGCAACAGGCCGAAACGGATTCAGCCCCACGCGATGCTCTGGCCGAGGCGCGGATCAAGGAGCACCTGAGCCGCCAGCCAGCAGCGGGCTATTTCATGACTCAGGCGATTCTGGTGCAAGAGGCGGCGATCAAGAGCCTCGACGAGCAAAACAAACAGCTCACCCAGCAAATTCAGCAACTGCAAGCCGAACTGCAACAAGCCAGGGCCCAGGCCTCCGCACCGGCACCGAGCAACAGCGGCGGTGGTTTCCTGTCGAGCATCTTCGGTGGCTCCCGTGATCCACAGCCTGCACCGGCCCAGAGCGCTCCAGCGTCGAGCGGCGGCTGGCGTGAACCGGCGCGGCCTTCTGCGCCACCGCCACAAAACTATGGCGCGCCACAGCAGGGCTTTGGTGCCCCACAACAGAACTATGCGGCACCCCAGCAACAGGCGCCGGCAGCCGGCAGCAGCTTTCTCGGCGGGGCCTTGAAAACCGCAGCCGGCGTGGCCGGTGGTGTGATGCTGGCGCAGGGCATCAGCAGCCTGTTCCACAGCAATCAGCAGCAGCCGCAGGAAATCGTTGAAGTCATCAAGGAAGAGCCGGCTCAAGTGAATGACAACGAGCGCCTGGCCAACAACGACTCCTGGAACAACAACGATCAGGGTGGGTTTGCAGACGCCGACGACAGCGACGACAGCTCATTCTTCGGTGGTGATGACGACGATTCCTTCGTCTGA